Proteins from a genomic interval of Brachyhypopomus gauderio isolate BG-103 unplaced genomic scaffold, BGAUD_0.2 sc54, whole genome shotgun sequence:
- the gjd1a gene encoding gap junction protein delta 1a, with translation MGEWTILERLLEAAVQQHSTMIGRILLTVVVIFRILIVGIVGEKVYEDEQVMFICNTLQPGCNQACYDKAFPISHIRYWVFQIILVCTPSLCFITYSVHQSAKQKDRQYTLLHGPYIEHGHGPRGKIRNLNGILVHTDGKEEHECMETKEIPSVPRGLGQPKGGKVRRQEGISRFYVIQVVFRNALEIGFLAGQYFLYGFNVPAMFECDRYPCVKEVECYVSRPTEKTVFLVFMFAVSGICVVLNLAELNHLGWRKIKTAIRGVQARRKSICEIRKKDISHLSSLPNLGRTQSSESAYV, from the exons ATGGGGGAGTGGACCATCCTGGAGAGGCTGCTGGAGGCGGCTGTACAGCAGCACTCTACTATGATCGGACG gatCCTGCTGACTGTCGTGGTCATCTTCCGGATCCTCATCGTGGGCATAGTGGGCGAGAAGGTGTATGAAGACGAGCAGGTGATGTTCATATGTAACACCCTGCAGCCGGGCTGCAACCAGGCCTGCTACGACAAGGCCTTCCCCATTTCCCACATCCGCTACTGGGTCTTCCAGATCATCCTGGTGTGCACGCCCAGCTTGTGTTTCATCACCTACTCCGTGCACCAGTCGGCCAAGCAGAAGGACCGGCAGTACACCCTCCTGCACGGGCCCTACATCGAGCACGGCCACGGCCCCAGGGGCAAGATCCGCAACCTCAACGGCATCCTGGTGCACACCGACGGCAAGGAAGAGCACGAGTGCATGGAGACCAAGGAGATCCCGAGCGTGCCGCGGGGCCTGGGCCAGCCCAAGGGGGGCAAGGTGCGGCGACAGGAGGGTATCTCGCGCTTCTACGTCATCCAGGTGGTGTTCCGCAACGCGCTGGAGATCGGCTTCCTGGCCGGGCAGTACTTCCTGTACGGCTTCAACGTGCCGGCCATGTTCGAGTGCGACCGCTACCCGTGCGTGAAGGAGGTGGAGTGCTACGTGTCGCGGCCCACGGAGAAGACCGTCTTCCTGGTGTTCATGTTCGCGGTGAGCGGCATCTGCGTGGTGCTCAACCTGGCCGAGCTGAACCACCTGGGCTGGAGGAAGATCAAGACGGCCATCCGGGGCGTGCAGGCACGCAGGAAGTCCATCTGCGAGATCCGTAAGAAGGACATCTCGCACCTGTCCTCCCTACCCAACCTGGGCCGCACACAGTCCAGCGAGTCGGCCTACGTCTGA